In the genome of Candidatus Omnitrophota bacterium, the window TACGCAAGGATAAGGTAGTGATCGGTAATGACGAGGAAGAGATGGATCTCTTATGAGACAGAACGCGATAATTAAGCTATGCGTTTTTGGCGCGATTGCCGCGGTTATCTTTATCTCCAGCGCCTATTCCGAGGCAGATGCCCCTATTGCGGGAATAGTGGCGCGTAAGGCCATATCCGATTATGATTTTCCCGGGCTAAAGAAGAAGATATCGCTCGATATAAGGGCGATGGACGTGACGCAGTTCCTGAAGTTCCTTGCCACCGACGGAAACCTGAACATAATAGCGAGTAAAGCCGTTACCGGCCCTATAAGCCTCCTGATAAATGACGTGACCATAGGCGACGCGCTCGAGATAGCTCTTTCGATGAACGGCTTCGCTTATCAGATAAAGGGCAATATCATCACAATAATGACGACAGCCGAATTTAAGACAATGTTCGGAGTGGAATTCTACGACCAGCGCGAGACGGCCGCGTATCAACTGAAATACGCTTCCCCTAAAAATGTGGCTACGATCCTCGGCAATATCAAGAGCGAAATCGGCAAGATAATCTATGACGACAGCACGGGAACGCTGATCCTTATAGACACTCCGGCGAAGATAAAAGAGATGGGCGATATTATCGCTAAACAGGAACTGCCCACAGTTTCGAGAGTCCTGCCCACAGTGACAAGGGTATATGAATTTAAATATGCGAAGGTGGACGTTGTTAAAGACGAGATCTCAAAAGCCCTTACCCCGGACGTGGGGACGATACGTTCCGATTTGAGGACCAATACCATAGTGATCTCGGACCTGCCGTACCAGCTGGAGAAGCTGGATGTCCTGATCAAGGCATTCGACAGGAAGACGAGGGAGGTCTTCATCGAGGCCAAGATCGTCGAGGTTACCCTGAGCGACAAGTTCCAATGGGGCATTGACTGGTCCAGGATAATACAGATGGCCGGAAGCCTCAGCGCGATAGCTATCACTCCGCAGGTCTCGCTTCCTCTTAATCTGGCTGCCGGAGCAATAGGTAAGATGACCGTGGCTACGACTTCCACCAATAAGTTATCCATTATTCTTGAGACACTCGGCACGGTGGCCGAGACGAGGATACTTTCGAATCCGCACATAACCGTTGAGGAGGGGAAAGAGTCAAAGATAGAGGTCATAGAGAAACAGCCGTATGAAGAAGATACTACGACGACAGCCTCGGGAGGGACGACGACAGCCTCAAAGAGTTATCAATGGGTGAATATCGGCGTGACGCTGAGCGTTACGCCGCGTATAAACCCTGACGGCTTCATAAGTATGCTGATAAAACCGGAAGTGAGCTCCATATCGGCATGGTACGGTGGAGCGGCGCAGGCGGCAGGCGCTGTGCCTGTAGTTAAATCCGCCAATGCCCAGACGACGGTTACAATAAAAGACGGCGTCACGATAATAATTGCCGGCCTGGTGAAAGATAATAAGACTAAGACGGTGAATAAGATACCGTTTTTAGGCGATATACCGTGGGTGGGCCTTGCCTTTAAAAAGTCAACTGATGAGATAGTCCGGACGGAGACAGTAGTGTTTTTGACGCCGCGGATAGTGACGGGAGAGGATACGTTCCTCCTCGAAAAAGATATGCCAAAACCGTCCAGGGGCATCAGGAAGTAAGGAAAAAGAGCGGAGATGCGAAATGAAAAATAAATTGACGATATTATCGATAGGCATATTTACGATATTGTGTGTCACGCGCTCCTATAGCACTGAGGCCATAGCCGAAACCAGTATGTCGGATCTGCAGAATGCGGAGAAGGGCGTCCATCGTCTGGAGGGTAAACTGCAGAAGAGGGAGTATGATCTCAAGAAACGCGCGGAATATGAAAAGGTGCAGACGACCGAGATGAAGAAGTGCGATGAGTTGAAGAGCGAAATATGGAAGCTTAAAGACAGCGCCAAGGCATTGGATGTAAAACTCGCGAAGCTCGCCTCCGATAAGAAAAAAGCCGAAGAGGAGCTAGTCGGGCAGACTAAAATATACGAAGCCAGAGAAAAGGGCATAAAGACGACCGAGGACGAAATAAGCGCCGAAGATAAGCAGTTTAAGCGTTTAGCCGAGGCGGGTGAGAAGGAGAGCAGCGAGCGGAAGACGAGGATAGATAAGCTTAAAGAGGGCTTAAAGTCGCCGGAGGATAAGATAGAATCGCTCACAAACGAAAAGAATAAGATCGATGAAAATTTGAAGGCGAAGGACACTGAATATAAAGCCGAGACGGATAAATTGAAAGCGTTAAGGGCCAGGCTCGCGTCGGAGAAGAAAGAAGGCGCTTCTGTGAAGAAGGGCGCTTCCGCGAAAGAGGAGCCGCCTGTTAAGGATGAGTCAGAGGAAATAAAGAAGAAGATGGATGATCTGATGGTGGAGGCGCAGAAATTGGAATCCGCCAGACAAAAACTGTCGGACGAGCTCCTGACTGCCAATGAAGCAAAAAGATCGCAGGAAGAAGAGGTAAAAGCGCTGGAGAACGAGGATGTCTCAAAAGCGAAAGACCTTAAATCGCGGTCAGGGGACCTGGGGAAAAAGAAGAAAGCTACACAGGTAAAGGTGGAGAAGCTGAGGAAGAAAGCGATCTCGGCAAAATTTAAAGTGCAAGCAGACACCGCTGCTGTTAAAAAACTGGATGATGACATAAAACTTGCCACGCAGGAGAAGCACCGGATAGAGAAAGCTTTAAAGGAAAAGACGGATGAATTAAAGGTCAGGGTATCGGTGTTATTGGAGCATAACACCGAGGACAGTCTCGCGTATGAAAGCGATAAAGAGGCGCAAGCCAAGGCCGCGTCCAGAGGCGAGGAACTGAGCGCCAGGCTGGATAAGATATTCGAGGCCATGAAGGATGAGAATAACCGCCTGATGGTCGAGAATAAAGAGATGCAGGCCAGGCTGGGGCGCGCCGAAAATGCCGCGAGAGAGGCAAGGCGTAAAGCCGAAGCGGCCGCGAAAGCCCCGGAGGAGATGAAGGTAAAGTTGAACAAAGAGAGGCTGGATGCGCACTTTAACACCGCGGTCATGTATGAAAAGAACGGTTTATGGCACGATGCGGAGAGGGAATACCTTAAATGCCTGCGCATAGATCCTAAGGACGCGGGAGTGCATTACAACCTGGGAATACTTTATGACGATAAGTTGAACATGAACAATAAGGCGTTATATCATTATTATAAGTTCCTGTCTCTCCGCCCCATGGGAGAGACGGCCGAACGCGTGAGGGACTGGATAACCAAGATGGAGCTTGAAAACCGTCTGGGAAAAGAGCTGAGGTAGGATGCGCGTAAATGTAGTGCTCATATTTATTCTGTCGGTGCTGATACCCACGGCTCTTCTGGCCTACTTCGGCCTGCAGGCCGTCAGGAGCGAAAAGTCGATAGTCGAAACGAACATACGCCGCGTCTATGAGTCTATGGCGGATGTAGTGGAAGATGAGATAAGGGCCGCCCTTTATGGGTTATCCGAGTCATCTCTAAGGAATAAATCTAAAATAGAGCCGCTCATGGTGGACCAGGCCGCGATGTTTAATTATCAGGTGAAGATATTCGACACCGCCGGCAGGCCGCTCGGCGGGGATCCCTCCAGGGAACTCGGAGCTCCCGTTCTCAGAAAGAATATAAAAGGGATGCCCTACGTAATAGCGGTTTATGAAAAGTATCCCGCGGTCATAAAGGGCCTTGAAGAGAGGAAACACCGCCTCTCCTCATATATAGCGATAATTATATTTTCCGCGCTCTTTGTATTAGGCGGGAGCTTCTTCACTTTAAGCGTACTATCGAGAGAATGGCGCCTGACGGAGCTTAAGAGCGAATTCGTGTCGAGCCTGTCGCACGACCTGAGAAGGCCCCTCACCTCGATACGCATGTTCTCGGAGATGCTGAAGAACGATAGCGTTCCCAGCGAAGAAAAAAAGCGGGAATATTATAATATCATTTCCGGTGAAAGCGAGCAGCTCACTAACCTGGCCAATAACATACTTGACTTTTCCCGTATCGAGCGCGGCCGTAAGAGATATGAATTTAAGGATGAGGATATAACGAAGATAGTCAATTCGACAGTGGAGCGTTTTAAGTCCTATATGGTGCATGAGTCCTGCAATGTATTTTTGAATATTGATAAAGATATCCCTGTATTAAAGATAGACGCCGATTCGATATCCCAGGCGATCACGAATCTGCTGACAAACGCATTCAATTATTCACCGTTCGACAAGACGATAAAGATAAATGTAGCGAAGAAAGCCAATGAAGTGGCCATCGAGGTCATAGACAGCGGAGTGGGGATACCGCGGAAGGAACAGAAGAAGATCTTCCGCAGATTTTACCGTGTTAACCAGAAAGATATGAATGTGGAGGGCTCCGGGCTCGGCCTTACGCTCGTGAAATATGCCGCCGAAGCGCATCGCGGCAAGGTCACCGTGGAGAGCCGTGAGGGCCATGGGTCGAAGTTTTCGTTGCTGCTTCCGGTGAACGCGCATGTATAAGATACTGATAGTAGAGGATGATAAAAATATAATGACGGGCCTCGTAGACAATCTCGAGCTCGAAGGCTATAAGACGATCATTGCTCGCGACGGCAAGGAAGCGCTCAGACAGGCCAAAGAGAAGGGGCCGGACCTTATCCTATTGGACATCATGCTTCCGAGGCTGAACGGGTTTGAAGTCTGCAAGGAATTGAAGCTGCAGGGTATAAGGGCGCCCATCATAATTTTAAGCGCCAGGGCGCAGGAGGCGGATAAGGTGCTGGGGCTCGAGCTCGGGGCGGACGATTACATCACCAAGCCGTTTTCACCTCGCGAGCTTGTCGTGAGGGTCAAGGCGGTATTGCGCAGGATGGAGAACGCCGGTAAAGAGGAAGACGTCTACGAATTCGACGGGATAAAGATAGACTTTAAAAAATATATGATCTATAAGGGCCAGGAGGAGATAAGCCTCACAGCCGCCGAACATAAGATATTGAAACTGCTTGTATCGAACCGCGGAGAGCCTGTATCGAGGCACACTATGCTTGCGCAAATATGGACCTCCGAAGAGGTTACGACGCGGACCGTCGATACCCATATATGGAGCCTGAGAGAGAAGATAGAGAAGAACCCCGGCGCGCCGGAGCATATCATCACGGTCCACCGGGTCGGGTATAAGTTCGTGTAGAAAAGCTTGACAACTTCTTGACAACTTATTGGCGTTATTCTGACAACACGTTTTACGATGTAGTGTATACTTAAGTGTAGGATTTGATAGAAATGTAGTAGGGGAGGTTTAAACCTCCCCTACATAGAAGTACCGGTCGTGCTATTACAGGACACTACAATGGAAAAGATGAGACGTTTCCTGAGTATTGGAATTATACTTATTATGGCGATGGCGGCCATATTTGTCAGCGCGCCTGCCGAAGCCGCCAAGATTGCCGAAGCCGCCGAGACTTCCGACGCTCAGAATAAAGCTATATTTATCCGGCCGCTCATATGGCGCGCTGACTCAAGCGCAAGCTACTCATTTAAAGGCGCCGCATTAGAAAACGCGGATCTTGCGACCGATGGGTCAGTGAGGTCCTACGACACTTCCAACGGAACAGTCGAACTTCCCAATCCATATAAGACGGACGGCTCCGTAACCGGGCTATCGGCAAGCTGGTCATTTACGGGCAAAGTGACCCTCGAGGTAAGTATCACAGGCAGCTCGAAAGATTATGTCGAGGTAATAAACGGCGTTCCGGTTACTTATAAAGAGCCGTACGCCGGCTCCGGGATAAAATGGCGGGCGACCCTCGCTCCAAATAGCACGCTTACCGATCTTAAGATAACCTATTCAGACCTTTCCGGTGTCGTGGGCAGTTTCGGAGAGAGCCTGCTTTCCGGATTCGGCGCGAGAAAATGGATCTATGTAAAAGGCTCCGCGGCCGGAACCCTTTTTAATTATCAGATGCCTATAAGAGTGGGCGAATCACAAAAATCTGTCGGGACCTGCGACTTTAAATTAAGCGGAGGCATCCTGTCCGATTTTGCCGATATAAGGTTTACGGCGACCGATGGAGAGACCATATTGCCTCACTACCTGGAAAGCGTTACCGGCAAAGCGCCTAACCGCACAGCCGTTTTCTGGGTCAATATACCCGAAATCCCTAAGAACGGCCTTCCTATATATATGTATTACTCTAAGACAGGCGCTTCCGACCTGTCGAGCGGCGAGAAGGTCTTTGACTTCTTTGACGATTTCGGCGGCGCTCTCCTTAATGGCAAGAAATGGAAGACTGTGCTGTATGACAAGGCGGGCAGCGCCAGCGTCAAAGATTCCATCCTTTCACTTACAAGGGCGAAGATTACCTCCGCGGACTACAAATTCGCGAGCGGCCTTATAGAATATAAAGCCCGGGCATCAGCGAGCGGCTCTTCAGAAGGAATTATAAGGGCCACCTCGTCAGGTAATGATGACGTGATAGCTTATTCTTCAGTTTCCTCGAGCGCCTCAGCTCACAGTATCACCAAAGGTTCCGGCACAAAAGCGAATGACCCGAAGCCTATATCCCCGGATGCCTTCTACACTTACAAGATATACTGCGATGATAACGGGGACATAGCTTTCCGGAGATACGGCGAAGACGGCTCGGGAACCGCGCAGGCCGAGACGGAATATTTGGCAGGATCGAGCGAGGCTTCACCGATAGGCCTGTCATCCTCGATAATCGGCGAAACGATGAGCTGTGACTGGATACGGACGCGCAAAGCCGCCAACCCACCTCCGCAGGTTGATACGAGGACGGCTTCCATGGCCCCGGAGGCAACGAATCTGCCGGAATTTTACAATGTATCCATAGCGCCTGATGGAGGCCTCATCCCGAGCAGCGATAGTTCAGAAAGTTATTACATCTCACGGCTCATCAGCCCGGCTTTCGATGCCCGGATAATAAAGCCTTCCTGGGACGTCGATCTATCCGATGAGGAATCAGTTTCCATCAGCATCGCCGTTAAAAATGGCGGGAAGTTTTATTCTGACTGGAAGAACGGCGCTGCCCGCTACGCCTCTAAGAAGGAATTTGATAAGGGCAGCCAATTAAGGTGGAAGGCGGAATTCGGAAGCGAGGGCATAGAGCTTAAAAAATTCAGCCTGGAATACAGGCCCGGCACCATCCGTGTGGTGATGCCAAAAGGCGGAGAGACTCTTACTTCGGGCGCCAGCTACAGCATATTCTGGGAAGCCGCCGGTTATGATCCGAAATACCCTCTGGAGATATCGTATTCAAAGGATGACAGCGAGGATTTCGAGGTGATCGCCGCAAAGGTGGACAATTCCGGTGACTATGCCTGGAATGTGCCGGCCGGAGTATCCGGTAAGGCGGTGATGAAGGTCGCGGATTATAATGATAAGTCCATTTACGGCATATCAGAAGATTATTTCTCGATCGTGTCAGGAGTGACCGCAGAGACCAAGGTTCGGGCCGCGGAAGAGGTAGGGGTTATAGAGAGCGTGACGCCGGCGGAAGAGAAGCCGGCCGAAACTCCAAAGGCTGTAGAGAAGCCGCTTGCGGGTATGTACGATCTTCTTATTAAGGTAGGAGACAATCCGTCACCCGATGGGTATAAGGACGGCGATATAGTGATGGTAAAGCCGGCGGGATATTTATGGGGCGCCGAGGAGAGAGGAAAGTTTCTCATCGTGCGTACCTATCTTACCCCCCAGAGAGCTTTAGAATTAATGCAGCCCGACGAGATGGTTACGCTTACGGGTAAGTCAAATCGCAAGGTCACTAAAACGCTGAATAAGAGAAAATACCGTTTTAACCTGCAGGACAAGATCACTCTGCAGGAGAGGGCAAAAGCGGCGCAGGGACACCTGACCGGTAATGCCCTGGAAGTAAAGGACATAGCGGCGGAGACCGAGAAGAAGTAAGTGGGGCTTGAGATTGCAGGGTGTCCCTTTGCAGGATGGCCCCAAAGCGGGCCAAAGCGGATGAGATTGCAGGGTGTCCCCTTGCAGGATGGCCCCAGGAGCGGGTTGTTAC includes:
- a CDS encoding tetratricopeptide repeat protein; protein product: MKNKLTILSIGIFTILCVTRSYSTEAIAETSMSDLQNAEKGVHRLEGKLQKREYDLKKRAEYEKVQTTEMKKCDELKSEIWKLKDSAKALDVKLAKLASDKKKAEEELVGQTKIYEAREKGIKTTEDEISAEDKQFKRLAEAGEKESSERKTRIDKLKEGLKSPEDKIESLTNEKNKIDENLKAKDTEYKAETDKLKALRARLASEKKEGASVKKGASAKEEPPVKDESEEIKKKMDDLMVEAQKLESARQKLSDELLTANEAKRSQEEEVKALENEDVSKAKDLKSRSGDLGKKKKATQVKVEKLRKKAISAKFKVQADTAAVKKLDDDIKLATQEKHRIEKALKEKTDELKVRVSVLLEHNTEDSLAYESDKEAQAKAASRGEELSARLDKIFEAMKDENNRLMVENKEMQARLGRAENAAREARRKAEAAAKAPEEMKVKLNKERLDAHFNTAVMYEKNGLWHDAEREYLKCLRIDPKDAGVHYNLGILYDDKLNMNNKALYHYYKFLSLRPMGETAERVRDWITKMELENRLGKELR
- a CDS encoding ATP-binding protein; the protein is MRVNVVLIFILSVLIPTALLAYFGLQAVRSEKSIVETNIRRVYESMADVVEDEIRAALYGLSESSLRNKSKIEPLMVDQAAMFNYQVKIFDTAGRPLGGDPSRELGAPVLRKNIKGMPYVIAVYEKYPAVIKGLEERKHRLSSYIAIIIFSALFVLGGSFFTLSVLSREWRLTELKSEFVSSLSHDLRRPLTSIRMFSEMLKNDSVPSEEKKREYYNIISGESEQLTNLANNILDFSRIERGRKRYEFKDEDITKIVNSTVERFKSYMVHESCNVFLNIDKDIPVLKIDADSISQAITNLLTNAFNYSPFDKTIKINVAKKANEVAIEVIDSGVGIPRKEQKKIFRRFYRVNQKDMNVEGSGLGLTLVKYAAEAHRGKVTVESREGHGSKFSLLLPVNAHV
- a CDS encoding response regulator transcription factor, whose amino-acid sequence is MYKILIVEDDKNIMTGLVDNLELEGYKTIIARDGKEALRQAKEKGPDLILLDIMLPRLNGFEVCKELKLQGIRAPIIILSARAQEADKVLGLELGADDYITKPFSPRELVVRVKAVLRRMENAGKEEDVYEFDGIKIDFKKYMIYKGQEEISLTAAEHKILKLLVSNRGEPVSRHTMLAQIWTSEEVTTRTVDTHIWSLREKIEKNPGAPEHIITVHRVGYKFV
- a CDS encoding DUF2341 domain-containing protein; the protein is MEKMRRFLSIGIILIMAMAAIFVSAPAEAAKIAEAAETSDAQNKAIFIRPLIWRADSSASYSFKGAALENADLATDGSVRSYDTSNGTVELPNPYKTDGSVTGLSASWSFTGKVTLEVSITGSSKDYVEVINGVPVTYKEPYAGSGIKWRATLAPNSTLTDLKITYSDLSGVVGSFGESLLSGFGARKWIYVKGSAAGTLFNYQMPIRVGESQKSVGTCDFKLSGGILSDFADIRFTATDGETILPHYLESVTGKAPNRTAVFWVNIPEIPKNGLPIYMYYSKTGASDLSSGEKVFDFFDDFGGALLNGKKWKTVLYDKAGSASVKDSILSLTRAKITSADYKFASGLIEYKARASASGSSEGIIRATSSGNDDVIAYSSVSSSASAHSITKGSGTKANDPKPISPDAFYTYKIYCDDNGDIAFRRYGEDGSGTAQAETEYLAGSSEASPIGLSSSIIGETMSCDWIRTRKAANPPPQVDTRTASMAPEATNLPEFYNVSIAPDGGLIPSSDSSESYYISRLISPAFDARIIKPSWDVDLSDEESVSISIAVKNGGKFYSDWKNGAARYASKKEFDKGSQLRWKAEFGSEGIELKKFSLEYRPGTIRVVMPKGGETLTSGASYSIFWEAAGYDPKYPLEISYSKDDSEDFEVIAAKVDNSGDYAWNVPAGVSGKAVMKVADYNDKSIYGISEDYFSIVSGVTAETKVRAAEEVGVIESVTPAEEKPAETPKAVEKPLAGMYDLLIKVGDNPSPDGYKDGDIVMVKPAGYLWGAEERGKFLIVRTYLTPQRALELMQPDEMVTLTGKSNRKVTKTLNKRKYRFNLQDKITLQERAKAAQGHLTGNALEVKDIAAETEKK